In Microlunatus antarcticus, a single genomic region encodes these proteins:
- a CDS encoding S1C family serine protease: MDPTGAGRMRGFRAPGADEVASRPTTAAPAASAGQAPGDVDVIDTTPEASAAPRRTASWRWLVLASAVLVVAIAVIAALAFRLGSTSAASDAETSPSPTPTPAPTATPLPVPQLYTQVVPSVVLIQTSRGSLGSGTVVTDTGTILTANHVISGGGDLTVLFADGTKAKAEIASTNPEKDTATLEPQKLPEVVVPAALGGGVAVGADVVALGNPLGLRASTSSGIVSGLNRTSKTTAGSISGLIQFDAAVNPGSSGGPLLDAQGLVVGVVVSIADPGGDDAFAGIGFAVPIGAALSGGGDGPGPGGGPQI; encoded by the coding sequence ATGGACCCCACCGGGGCTGGGCGGATGCGCGGGTTCCGCGCGCCCGGTGCCGACGAGGTCGCGAGCCGTCCGACGACCGCTGCACCCGCGGCGAGCGCGGGCCAGGCCCCCGGGGACGTCGACGTCATCGACACCACGCCCGAGGCGTCGGCCGCACCCCGGCGTACGGCGTCCTGGCGCTGGCTCGTCCTGGCCAGCGCGGTGCTGGTCGTGGCCATCGCGGTGATCGCGGCGCTGGCCTTCCGGCTCGGGTCGACCTCGGCCGCCTCCGACGCGGAGACCTCGCCCTCGCCGACCCCGACCCCCGCACCGACGGCCACTCCGCTCCCGGTGCCGCAGCTCTACACGCAGGTCGTGCCCTCGGTCGTGCTGATCCAGACCTCGAGGGGCTCGCTCGGCTCCGGGACGGTCGTGACCGACACCGGCACGATCCTCACGGCCAACCACGTCATCTCCGGCGGCGGCGACCTCACGGTCCTCTTCGCCGACGGCACGAAGGCGAAGGCGGAGATCGCCTCGACCAACCCGGAGAAGGACACCGCCACGCTCGAGCCGCAGAAGCTGCCGGAGGTCGTCGTCCCGGCGGCCCTGGGCGGCGGGGTCGCGGTCGGGGCGGACGTCGTGGCCCTCGGCAACCCGCTCGGGCTCCGCGCCAGCACGAGCAGCGGGATCGTGTCGGGGCTGAACCGCACGAGCAAGACCACGGCCGGCTCCATCAGCGGGTTGATCCAGTTCGACGCGGCGGTCAACCCGGGCAGCTCGGGCGGTCCGCTGCTGGACGCGCAGGGCCTGGTGGTCGGCGTCGTCGTGTCCATCGCGGACCCGGGCGGGGACGACGCCTTCGCCGGGATCGGCTTCGCCGTGCCGATCGGCGCCGCCCTCTCCGGCGGCGGCGACGGACCCGGCCCAGGAGGAGGACCCCAGATATGA